Proteins from a single region of Campylobacter sputorum:
- a CDS encoding nucleotide sugar dehydrogenase codes for MTKIAIIGLGYVGLPLAVAFSNKFEAIGYDINKDRIKELQNGSDKTLEINDEELKNSLKNGIKFSSNLDDLKECNFFIIAVPTPVDKNNRPDLTPLLKASQSVASVLKKEDIVVYESTVYPGATEEECVPVLEKYSNLKFNKDFFCGYSPERINPGDKEHTITKIKKITSGSTPQIADKVDEIYSSIIEVGTFKASSIKVAEAAKVIENTQRDINIAFVNELAMIFEKIGIDTKEVLKAAGTKWNFLKFSPGLVGGHCIGVDPYYLTHKARELGYHPEIILAGRRINDNMGKYVANRVVKLMIKHDKKINNANVLILGITFKENCTDIRNSRVIDVISELKDFGCVVDVFDPWADKNDVLREYNINLLDKFDLEKYEAIILAVAHNEFKNLDLNGLNAVTFDIKGVLEKADERL; via the coding sequence ATGACAAAAATCGCAATTATAGGCTTAGGATATGTTGGACTTCCATTAGCGGTAGCATTTTCAAATAAATTCGAAGCTATAGGATATGATATAAATAAAGATAGGATAAAAGAGCTGCAAAATGGATCTGATAAAACACTTGAAATAAATGATGAGGAATTAAAAAACTCACTTAAAAATGGTATAAAATTTAGTTCAAATTTAGATGATTTAAAAGAGTGCAACTTTTTTATAATCGCCGTTCCAACGCCTGTTGATAAAAATAATCGCCCAGATTTAACACCGCTTTTAAAAGCAAGTCAGAGCGTAGCAAGCGTGCTTAAAAAAGAAGATATCGTAGTTTATGAAAGCACGGTTTATCCAGGAGCAACGGAAGAAGAGTGTGTGCCAGTTTTAGAAAAATACTCAAATTTGAAATTTAACAAAGACTTTTTTTGTGGATATTCACCAGAGCGTATAAATCCTGGAGACAAAGAACACACTATTACAAAAATCAAAAAAATCACATCTGGTTCTACGCCGCAAATTGCAGATAAAGTTGATGAAATTTATTCAAGCATAATCGAAGTTGGCACATTTAAAGCAAGTAGCATTAAAGTCGCAGAAGCAGCAAAAGTTATAGAAAACACACAAAGAGATATAAATATAGCATTTGTAAATGAACTTGCTATGATTTTTGAAAAGATAGGTATTGATACTAAAGAAGTTTTAAAAGCAGCTGGAACAAAATGGAATTTCTTAAAATTTAGCCCAGGTCTTGTTGGTGGGCATTGCATTGGTGTTGATCCATATTATTTAACACATAAAGCTAGGGAACTTGGGTATCATCCTGAAATCATTCTAGCTGGAAGACGCATAAATGACAATATGGGAAAATATGTTGCAAACCGAGTTGTAAAACTAATGATAAAGCATGACAAAAAGATAAATAATGCAAATGTTTTGATTCTTGGCATAACTTTTAAAGAAAACTGCACTGACATAAGAAACTCAAGGGTAATTGATGTTATAAGTGAGTTAAAGGATTTTGGTTGCGTTGTTGATGTATTTGATCCATGGGCTGATAAAAACGATGTTTTAAGAGAATATAATATAAATTTGTTAGATAAATTCGATTTAGAAAAATACGAAGCCATAATATTGGCAGTTGCTCATAATGAGTTTAAAAATCTTGATTTAAATGGCTTAAATGCCGTAACTTTTGACATAAAAGGCGTTTTAGAAAAAGCGGATGAAAGGCTCTAA
- a CDS encoding ecotin family protein, which produces MKILLIFSLFLTILFGDIFPNPKDGQKKEILKLKKLDSENEYLIKVKFGKNLNIDCNHHFFTDLNLNKKTLDGYNYYELSGSDKTASTLMDCGDTKKTAKFVEFDPNLIIPYNSNLEQIFYIPKDFSMKFEIYRLVK; this is translated from the coding sequence ATGAAAATTTTACTGATTTTTTCTCTATTTTTAACGATCTTGTTTGGCGATATTTTTCCAAATCCTAAGGATGGGCAAAAAAAAGAGATATTAAAATTAAAAAAACTAGATAGCGAAAATGAATATCTAATTAAAGTTAAATTTGGTAAAAATTTAAATATTGATTGCAATCATCATTTTTTCACTGATTTAAATTTAAACAAAAAAACACTTGATGGTTATAATTACTACGAATTAAGTGGAAGCGACAAGACAGCTTCGACTTTAATGGATTGTGGAGATACTAAAAAAACTGCTAAATTCGTAGAATTTGATCCAAATTTAATCATACCTTATAATTCAAATTTAGAACAGATCTTTTATATTCCAAAAGATTTCAGTATGAAATTTGAAATTTACAGACTTGTAAAATAA
- a CDS encoding lysophospholipid acyltransferase family protein, whose translation MRENIEYLLVLFFIKCAKFMPKKFIYYFLDKVSLLLFYTLKSRRNLAISNLANAFKNLDENEIKNLAKETFRSLAKTVADCLLLINKRVKVEDFFNKSYENEIKSLMQNVNTGVLFFTAHFGNWEILTKYVAKLGFPQLVISREGNNTLIEKNITIPFRDEFGNKFAYKDEAMNKIVKALKKGEIVGILTDLKLNNSILVPFFGRECYTAKTVGSLYLKYHPKIIPIFARRIDNGKYEIIVKEFPNLNLSGDKENDIKLITKTCNEIYEDIIKQSPEQWFWMHNRWKLN comes from the coding sequence TTGAGAGAAAATATAGAATATTTACTAGTATTATTTTTTATAAAATGTGCTAAATTTATGCCTAAAAAATTTATTTATTATTTCTTAGATAAAGTCTCTTTGCTACTTTTTTATACATTAAAATCACGCCGAAATTTAGCCATTTCAAATTTAGCCAATGCTTTTAAAAATTTAGATGAAAACGAGATAAAAAATTTAGCAAAAGAAACTTTTAGAAGTTTGGCAAAAACTGTAGCAGATTGTTTGCTTTTAATAAACAAAAGAGTAAAAGTCGAAGATTTTTTTAATAAATCTTATGAAAATGAGATAAAATCCCTAATGCAAAATGTAAATACTGGTGTTTTGTTTTTCACTGCACACTTTGGAAACTGGGAAATTTTAACAAAATATGTTGCAAAACTAGGATTTCCGCAACTTGTTATTTCGAGAGAGGGAAATAATACCTTAATAGAAAAAAATATCACTATACCTTTTCGTGATGAGTTTGGAAACAAATTTGCTTATAAAGATGAAGCTATGAATAAGATTGTAAAAGCTTTAAAAAAAGGTGAAATTGTTGGAATTCTAACGGATTTAAAATTAAATAATAGCATTTTAGTTCCATTTTTTGGGCGTGAATGTTACACTGCAAAAACTGTTGGTTCGCTTTATTTAAAATATCATCCAAAAATAATTCCAATCTTTGCAAGAAGAATTGATAATGGCAAATATGAAATCATCGTAAAAGAATTTCCTAATCTAAATTTAAGTGGCGATAAAGAAAATGATATAAAGCTAATTACTAAAACTTGCAATGAAATTTACGAAGATATAATTAAACAAAGCCCAGAGCAGTGGTTTTGGATGCACAATCGCTGGAAATTAAATTAA
- a CDS encoding O-antigen ligase family protein: MSEYILSLKADKTKFAFKFLLFVWLCSVPFKNSIYQISTVLILLFCIIHFIKNKNYFILKENFNKTKILSFFVGLIILSMIVSNLLNLELATKDSWKNTFSFIYRYAFIFIALAYFYALSFFSKKEMVFMLLFGTMLLALSGICEAILNPNVLFGNVSNGNTTGLRGTLNNRNIMGLMMSVSVVFSLFVLRKNLLISFVLLAIYGFCMIFSFSRSGWVASGVAFLIFITLNFKKFDKRFFIVVILFIAAVILIYLNVDSFQTRFNQLLAGQSSYRTYLWKYGISQIINQPFFGHGVSIWRSLDLPPDIALHTGVHNSTIEILLFTGIFGLFVWISAVFLVFFEILKSKNFIYLPLLAYFVVITQFDFSVFDSKELFSYVSVFLFLVYSDKFKENF, from the coding sequence ATGAGTGAATATATTTTAAGCTTAAAAGCTGATAAAACTAAATTTGCTTTTAAGTTTTTACTTTTTGTGTGGCTTTGTAGTGTCCCTTTTAAAAATTCTATTTATCAAATTTCAACTGTTTTAATTTTACTGTTTTGTATAATACATTTTATAAAAAATAAAAATTATTTTATCTTAAAAGAAAATTTTAACAAAACTAAGATATTAAGCTTTTTTGTTGGGCTTATAATTTTAAGTATGATTGTTTCAAATTTACTAAATTTAGAACTAGCAACAAAAGATTCGTGGAAAAATACATTTTCTTTTATTTATAGATATGCTTTTATTTTCATAGCACTTGCTTATTTTTATGCACTTTCCTTCTTCTCTAAAAAAGAGATGGTTTTTATGCTTTTATTTGGAACTATGCTTTTAGCACTCAGTGGAATATGTGAAGCGATTTTAAACCCAAATGTTTTGTTTGGAAATGTGTCTAATGGTAATACAACAGGCTTAAGAGGAACTCTTAATAACCGCAATATAATGGGGCTTATGATGAGTGTGAGCGTAGTTTTTTCACTTTTTGTTTTAAGAAAAAACTTACTTATAAGTTTTGTTTTGTTGGCAATTTATGGCTTTTGCATGATTTTTTCATTTTCAAGATCTGGCTGGGTAGCTAGTGGCGTGGCATTTTTGATTTTTATAACACTAAACTTTAAAAAATTTGATAAAAGATTTTTTATTGTAGTGATTTTATTTATAGCTGCTGTGATTTTGATTTATTTAAATGTTGATAGCTTTCAAACTAGATTTAATCAACTTTTAGCAGGTCAGTCTAGTTACCGCACTTATTTATGGAAATATGGCATAAGTCAAATTATAAATCAGCCATTTTTTGGTCATGGAGTTTCAATTTGGAGAAGTCTTGATTTGCCGCCTGATATCGCACTTCACACAGGAGTTCATAACTCAACTATAGAAATTCTACTATTTACTGGTATTTTTGGTCTTTTTGTATGGATAAGTGCGGTATTTTTAGTTTTTTTTGAAATTTTAAAAAGTAAAAATTTCATATATTTGCCACTACTTGCATATTTTGTAGTTATAACTCAGTTTGATTTTAGTGTGTTTGACTCAAAAGAGCTTTTTAGTTATGTAAGTGTGTTTTTATTTTTAGTTTATAGTGATAAATTTAAGGAAAATTTTTGA
- a CDS encoding 3'-5' exonuclease, whose product MICVFDCETVPDADSLKKVYGYDGDDKEISNLAFLAQKEKTGSEFLPVNFHKVVAISAVLADDFGKFIRVNTISGNNEKEKINDFINFINKKNPRLVSFNGRGFDLPMLMIRAMKYNIQAPAYFETNNKEFNKTKWENYRSRYDGVFHLDLLDHISDFRAVSGISLDMLCKTLNLPGKYDTHGDQVTELFYDDKLDKIYQYCESDTLNTYWLFLKYELLRGNITTQDYANNISIMSEYLQKEKQDMSYTAVFKEYINDELKRVENDA is encoded by the coding sequence ATGATATGTGTTTTTGATTGTGAAACTGTGCCTGATGCTGATAGTTTAAAAAAAGTATATGGATATGATGGGGATGATAAAGAAATTTCAAATTTAGCCTTTTTAGCCCAAAAAGAAAAAACCGGGAGTGAGTTTTTACCTGTAAATTTTCATAAAGTTGTTGCAATTAGCGCTGTTTTAGCTGATGATTTTGGTAAATTTATAAGAGTAAATACCATATCTGGCAATAATGAGAAAGAAAAAATTAATGATTTTATTAATTTTATAAATAAAAAAAATCCCCGTTTAGTTAGCTTTAATGGGCGTGGATTTGATCTTCCTATGCTTATGATTAGAGCCATGAAATACAACATTCAAGCTCCAGCTTATTTTGAAACAAATAATAAAGAATTTAACAAAACTAAATGGGAAAATTATAGAAGTAGATATGATGGAGTTTTTCATCTAGATTTGCTTGATCATATTAGCGATTTTAGGGCAGTTAGTGGAATAAGCCTAGATATGCTTTGCAAAACTTTAAATTTGCCAGGCAAATATGATACTCACGGGGATCAAGTAACTGAACTTTTTTATGATGATAAACTTGATAAAATTTATCAATATTGCGAAAGCGATACATTAAATACATACTGGCTGTTTTTAAAATATGAACTTTTAAGAGGAAATATTACTACACAAGATTATGCAAACAACATATCTATAATGAGTGAGTATTTACAAAAAGAAAAACAGGATATGAGTTATACTGCTGTTTTTAAAGAGTATATAAATGATGAGTTAAAAAGAGTTGAAAACGATGCTTAG
- a CDS encoding polysaccharide deacetylase family protein produces MKTIIFISIFLVIVCFVIFSIRLKWWLKGIDYKIPRVLMYHMIANHLPKNKSKFNRLRVKPKSFEKQLIWLKKNGFKSYFLSEISPLMPEKSIIITFDDGYEDNFTNALPLLKKYGFKATIFIVCNRFDKNWANDKDLKKSSPELNAKEMLSDDEVRQMIESGFIEIGSHTLNHANLPSLSLEEKEIEIKHSKSLIEEKFGITCKSFAYPFGFYDKFDTILVEKSGYKFATTTTPDVLRNKYSNFEIPRLMISGRGSLLHFILKIKKGRSR; encoded by the coding sequence TTGAAAACAATAATTTTTATATCTATTTTTTTAGTCATTGTTTGTTTTGTGATTTTTTCTATTCGCCTTAAATGGTGGCTAAAGGGTATTGATTATAAAATTCCAAGAGTTTTAATGTATCATATGATAGCAAATCATTTACCAAAAAACAAAAGTAAATTTAATCGCCTAAGAGTTAAACCAAAAAGTTTTGAAAAGCAACTCATTTGGCTTAAAAAAAATGGTTTTAAAAGCTATTTTTTAAGTGAAATTTCGCCATTAATGCCTGAAAAATCTATCATAATAACTTTTGATGACGGATACGAGGATAACTTTACAAACGCTTTACCACTTCTTAAAAAATATGGTTTTAAGGCTACTATTTTTATAGTTTGCAATCGCTTTGATAAAAACTGGGCTAATGATAAAGATTTGAAAAAATCAAGCCCAGAGCTAAATGCTAAAGAGATGCTAAGCGATGATGAAGTTAGGCAAATGATAGAAAGCGGTTTTATAGAAATTGGCTCACACACGCTAAATCACGCAAATTTGCCATCTTTAAGCTTAGAAGAAAAAGAAATAGAGATTAAACACTCAAAATCTTTAATAGAAGAGAAATTTGGTATAACTTGCAAAAGTTTTGCATATCCTTTTGGGTTTTATGATAAATTTGACACTATTTTAGTAGAAAAATCGGGCTACAAATTTGCCACTACAACAACGCCCGATGTTTTAAGAAATAAATACTCAAATTTTGAAATTCCGCGCCTTATGATAAGCGGTCGTGGAAGTTTGCTTCATTTTATACTAAAAATCAAAAAAGGAAGAAGTAGGTGA
- a CDS encoding glycosyltransferase, with the protein MKICYFSCSNIFGGVENIILQTLNELCKSDEVGLILPKGANFLDKFDKRIKIYEYKSYDKRYNPFLYIEVLKIIKNYDIVHTHGSKATQICYILSKFYDFKFVSTKHNDRKGKIFNRVKNVIAVSKKVATTINNESKVIYFGIKPKNITRNLPAKFTITAVGRLDFIKGFDILINEVSKLKFDFILQIVGNGKEKDNFEKLINGLNLNQKVKLLGHKDNIAQILANSHLQVISSRKEGFPLTLIEGLIYSNVLISSKVGGIDEVLNGEFFYENLNEKVDEIYKNYEIYRAKFRDLHKNARQNLDFYNYISNLKEYYKGIL; encoded by the coding sequence GTGAAAATTTGTTATTTTTCTTGCTCAAATATCTTTGGCGGAGTAGAAAATATTATTTTGCAAACCTTAAATGAGCTTTGTAAAAGTGATGAAGTTGGTTTAATATTACCAAAAGGAGCGAACTTTTTAGATAAATTTGATAAAAGAATTAAAATTTATGAGTATAAAAGTTACGATAAAAGATATAATCCATTTTTATACATAGAAGTTTTAAAAATCATAAAAAATTATGATATCGTTCATACACATGGAAGTAAAGCCACTCAAATTTGCTATATTTTAAGTAAATTTTATGATTTTAAATTTGTATCAACAAAACACAACGATAGAAAAGGTAAAATTTTTAACCGCGTTAAAAATGTAATTGCCGTTTCAAAAAAAGTCGCAACTACGATAAACAATGAAAGTAAGGTTATATATTTTGGTATAAAACCTAAAAATATCACTAGAAATTTACCCGCTAAATTTACTATAACAGCCGTTGGAAGGCTTGATTTTATTAAAGGTTTTGACATTTTGATAAATGAAGTAAGTAAGCTTAAATTTGACTTCATTTTGCAAATAGTTGGAAATGGAAAAGAAAAAGATAATTTTGAAAAACTCATAAATGGGTTAAATTTAAATCAAAAAGTAAAACTTTTAGGGCATAAAGATAATATTGCACAGATTTTAGCAAATTCTCATTTGCAAGTCATTAGTTCAAGGAAAGAAGGCTTTCCGCTAACTTTAATAGAAGGACTAATTTACTCAAATGTTTTAATCTCATCAAAAGTTGGTGGAATAGATGAAGTTTTAAATGGTGAGTTTTTTTATGAAAATTTGAATGAAAAAGTAGATGAAATTTATAAAAATTATGAAATTTACAGAGCTAAATTTAGAGATTTACATAAAAATGCTAGGCAAAATTTAGATTTTTATAATTACATATCAAATTTAAAAGAGTATTATAAAGGTATTTTATGA
- a CDS encoding ELM1/GtrOC1 family putative glycosyltransferase: protein MKALIISDKRAGHESQSVAFCRLLGLEFEITSIKFKNKFLKILSYILDFLRIYKTIFECELKSGYDLVVSSGSTTYYANKYYAKKNGIKNIALMMPKGFRKDFSYIFATKNDAKKELLNLVVLPVNLNFLEKKEFYKPQKKAISFIIGGENKIYKILPDILNKIDEIMSKFSDYECMITTSPRTPKWLESELKKRNFSFSVWFSENKINPIYDFTHKSEFIFITADSVSMISEAVCNGSANVCILELFKNKISKFDEFLLNLKELNLVQIYDNNAKLKQTKKFNLKEVLESINL from the coding sequence ATGAAAGCTTTAATTATAAGCGATAAAAGAGCGGGTCATGAAAGCCAAAGCGTAGCATTTTGTCGTTTGTTAGGGCTTGAATTTGAGATAACTAGTATTAAATTTAAAAACAAATTTTTAAAAATTTTAAGCTATATTTTGGATTTTTTAAGAATTTATAAGACTATTTTTGAATGTGAGCTTAAAAGTGGCTATGACTTGGTTGTTTCATCTGGTTCAACTACTTATTATGCAAATAAATACTATGCAAAAAAAAATGGCATTAAAAACATAGCTTTAATGATGCCAAAGGGTTTTAGAAAAGATTTTAGCTATATTTTTGCAACTAAAAATGATGCTAAAAAAGAGCTTCTAAATTTGGTAGTTTTACCTGTAAATTTAAATTTTTTAGAAAAAAAAGAGTTTTATAAACCTCAAAAAAAGGCTATTTCTTTTATAATCGGCGGGGAAAATAAAATTTACAAAATATTGCCCGATATTTTAAATAAAATAGATGAAATTATGTCTAAATTTAGTGATTATGAGTGCATGATAACCACTTCTCCACGCACTCCAAAATGGCTAGAAAGCGAGCTTAAAAAAAGAAATTTTAGTTTTAGTGTTTGGTTTAGTGAAAATAAAATAAATCCAATTTATGATTTTACTCATAAAAGTGAGTTTATTTTTATAACCGCCGATAGCGTTTCTATGATAAGTGAAGCGGTTTGTAATGGAAGTGCAAATGTGTGTATTTTGGAGCTTTTCAAGAATAAAATTTCAAAATTTGATGAGTTTTTACTAAATTTAAAAGAGTTAAATTTAGTTCAAATTTATGATAACAACGCCAAATTAAAACAAACAAAAAAATTTAATTTAAAAGAAGTTTTAGAAAGTATAAATTTATGA
- a CDS encoding glycosyltransferase family 4 protein produces MIIVQLLPELNEGGVERGAIDISRLLDKDGIKNYVISNGGKLEKELKNQIKFDVSSKNIFTFIPRIFKLRKILKDLNPDIVHVRSRVPAWLVFFAKKGLKFKVVSTVHGLNSVNFYSKIMINADKIIVPSNCVKEYILKNFHADKTKISVIFRGVDLSDFNPLNFDSEILRTKFNLKKDDFIISCVGRITNLKNIETIVKALKFLPNAKLLVVGGVHKKRQKYFEFLKVLVCKLGLEKRVIFTGSISKIAEIYALSDVVVSASIKPESFGRSVAEAISLNTPVVASNHGGVKDIIIEGINGYFFEPLDEQELADKILTAKELKFDGFSYIKSKFSVEKMYNQTLEIYKEMLNE; encoded by the coding sequence ATGATAATAGTGCAGTTATTGCCAGAGTTAAACGAAGGTGGCGTGGAGCGTGGAGCGATAGATATTTCTAGGCTTTTAGATAAAGATGGTATTAAAAATTATGTGATTTCAAATGGTGGAAAGCTTGAAAAAGAGCTTAAAAATCAAATAAAATTTGATGTTAGTTCTAAAAATATTTTTACTTTCATCCCTAGAATTTTTAAACTTCGTAAAATTTTAAAAGATTTAAATCCAGATATCGTTCATGTAAGAAGCCGCGTTCCTGCGTGGCTTGTGTTTTTTGCTAAAAAAGGGCTAAAATTTAAGGTCGTAAGCACGGTGCATGGGTTAAATTCAGTAAATTTTTATAGTAAAATTATGATAAATGCTGATAAAATAATAGTGCCAAGCAACTGCGTAAAAGAGTATATTTTAAAAAATTTTCACGCAGATAAGACTAAAATTTCAGTGATTTTTAGAGGTGTAGATTTGAGTGATTTTAATCCTTTAAATTTTGATAGTGAAATTTTAAGGACAAAATTTAATCTAAAAAAAGATGATTTTATCATATCTTGCGTTGGGCGAATAACAAACTTAAAAAACATAGAAACTATCGTAAAGGCACTTAAATTTTTACCAAATGCCAAGCTTTTAGTCGTTGGTGGCGTGCATAAAAAAAGGCAAAAATATTTTGAGTTTTTAAAAGTTTTGGTTTGTAAGCTAGGTTTAGAAAAAAGAGTGATTTTTACAGGTAGTATTAGCAAAATCGCTGAAATTTACGCACTTAGCGATGTGGTAGTAAGTGCTTCGATTAAGCCTGAGAGTTTTGGTAGAAGTGTTGCTGAGGCAATTTCGCTAAATACGCCAGTTGTTGCAAGTAATCATGGCGGAGTAAAAGATATCATAATAGAAGGAATAAATGGCTACTTTTTTGAGCCTTTGGATGAACAAGAACTCGCCGATAAAATTTTAACGGCAAAAGAGCTTAAATTTGATGGATTTTCCTATATAAAAAGCAAATTCTCAGTAGAAAAAATGTATAATCAAACTTTGGAAATTTACAAGGAAATGCTAAATGAGTGA
- the galE gene encoding UDP-glucose 4-epimerase GalE yields the protein MKILITGGAGYIGSHVTKALLEQTKHEICIIDNLCKGSMKAINSLKTIREFEFIKMSLEDLDDLDELFAKSKFDAIIDFAAFIEVFESTQLPLKYYENNTSNVINLANLCLKYGVNIFLFSSTAAVYGEPKNGEVTEETEQNPINPYGRSKLMSEWILKDTALANPNFKYGIMRYFNVAGASSDGMLGQNYPNATHLIKVATQTILGKREKMSIFGDDYDTKDGTCIRDYIHIEDLADAHLSVLDYVSKNGSSIFNVGYGRGFSVKEVVNTAKKVSGVDFKAEIAPRRDGDPAMLIANSDKLRKLTNWKPKKDELKLIISSALAWEEK from the coding sequence ATGAAAATTTTAATAACCGGCGGAGCTGGATATATAGGCTCCCATGTAACAAAAGCACTTTTAGAGCAAACAAAACACGAAATTTGTATCATAGATAATCTTTGCAAAGGTTCAATGAAAGCCATAAACTCGCTAAAAACAATAAGAGAATTTGAGTTTATAAAAATGAGCTTAGAAGATTTAGATGATCTTGATGAGCTTTTTGCTAAGTCAAAATTTGATGCTATTATCGATTTTGCGGCATTTATAGAAGTTTTTGAAAGTACGCAATTGCCGCTTAAATACTATGAAAACAATACTAGTAATGTTATAAATTTAGCAAATTTATGCCTAAAATATGGTGTAAATATATTTTTATTTAGCTCAACTGCTGCTGTTTATGGAGAACCAAAAAATGGCGAAGTTACAGAAGAAACAGAGCAAAATCCTATAAATCCTTATGGTAGAAGCAAATTGATGAGTGAGTGGATTTTAAAAGATACAGCACTTGCAAATCCAAATTTCAAATACGGCATTATGAGATATTTTAATGTTGCTGGTGCAAGTAGCGATGGAATGCTCGGACAAAACTATCCAAATGCAACACACCTTATAAAAGTTGCTACTCAAACTATACTTGGAAAAAGAGAAAAAATGTCTATTTTTGGTGATGATTATGACACAAAAGATGGAACTTGTATAAGGGATTATATACATATAGAAGATTTAGCTGATGCGCATTTAAGTGTTTTGGATTATGTTAGTAAAAATGGAAGTTCTATTTTTAATGTAGGATATGGCAGAGGATTTAGTGTAAAAGAAGTAGTAAATACGGCAAAAAAAGTAAGTGGTGTTGATTTTAAAGCTGAAATTGCCCCAAGAAGAGATGGCGATCCTGCTATGCTTATAGCAAATAGTGACAAGCTAAGAAAATTAACCAACTGGAAACCAAAGAAAGATGAATTAAAACTTATCATATCTTCAGCTCTTGCTTGGGAAGAAAAATGA
- a CDS encoding DNA ligase — MLRVCILLIFFISFINAQSRQIMLLSEYDDENLTNWYISEKLDGVRGVWDGKELKSRNGYKFTYPSNFTACFPNFALDGELYTKRGDFENISSITSKSEANNDWKELKFYIFDIPDMNVSFDKKYQKMQEIASKCKNINVIEQRVAKNNDEVFKFLDDVMKGGGEGVVARESNLIYENTRSNKILKLKKFKDSECKVLKINKGNGKYKNIMGSLDCKDIKTGVIFKIGSGFSDELRKNPPQINQIITYKYQNLTKNKKPRFPVFLRFRNEI; from the coding sequence ATGCTTAGAGTTTGCATTTTATTGATTTTTTTTATAAGTTTTATAAATGCACAAAGCAGACAAATAATGCTCTTAAGCGAATACGATGATGAAAATTTAACAAACTGGTATATAAGCGAAAAATTAGATGGAGTTAGGGGTGTTTGGGACGGTAAAGAGTTAAAATCAAGAAATGGTTATAAATTTACCTATCCTTCAAATTTCACGGCTTGTTTTCCAAATTTTGCACTTGATGGTGAGCTTTATACAAAAAGAGGGGATTTTGAAAATATCTCTTCCATAACATCAAAAAGTGAAGCTAATAACGACTGGAAAGAGTTAAAATTTTACATTTTTGATATACCAGATATGAATGTAAGTTTTGATAAAAAATATCAAAAAATGCAAGAAATTGCTAGTAAATGCAAAAACATAAATGTAATAGAGCAAAGAGTTGCAAAAAATAACGATGAAGTTTTTAAATTTTTAGATGATGTGATGAAAGGTGGTGGAGAGGGGGTTGTAGCAAGAGAGTCAAATTTGATATACGAAAATACCCGCTCAAACAAAATTTTAAAACTTAAAAAATTTAAAGATAGTGAATGCAAAGTTTTAAAAATAAATAAAGGAAATGGAAAGTATAAAAATATAATGGGTTCTCTTGATTGTAAAGACATAAAAACTGGCGTTATTTTTAAAATAGGTTCTGGTTTTAGCGATGAGTTGCGTAAAAATCCACCACAAATAAATCAAATCATAACTTATAAATATCAAAATTTAACTAAAAATAAAAAACCAAGATTTCCAGTATTTTTACGATTTAGAAACGAAATTTAA